A single region of the Armatimonadota bacterium genome encodes:
- the lexA gene encoding transcriptional repressor LexA, protein MDKELTHRQRQILDYIVRHTEEQGYPPTVREIGEAVGLSSSSTVHAHLKGLENAGLIRRDAVLTRAIRVVTDGIKSAKRKNVANLPLVGNVAAGRPILAYENVEDTLPVPGEFLGGGDGFMLRVKGESMIEDGIMDGDYVIVRKQDAAENGDTVVAMVEDEATVKHIFKENGRVRLQPANSSMEPMYFDSVDVVGKVVGLIRRMD, encoded by the coding sequence ATGGATAAAGAGCTTACCCACAGGCAGAGACAAATTTTGGATTATATCGTCAGGCATACCGAGGAGCAGGGTTATCCGCCCACGGTGCGTGAGATCGGAGAGGCGGTCGGCCTCAGTTCCAGCTCGACCGTCCATGCTCACCTGAAGGGTCTTGAGAATGCGGGCCTGATCCGGCGCGATGCGGTGCTCACCAGGGCAATTCGCGTTGTGACGGACGGCATAAAGTCGGCAAAGCGTAAAAACGTCGCGAACCTGCCACTTGTCGGTAATGTCGCGGCAGGCCGTCCGATACTTGCCTATGAGAATGTGGAGGATACTCTTCCTGTGCCGGGCGAGTTTCTGGGGGGCGGCGATGGCTTTATGCTCCGGGTCAAGGGCGAAAGCATGATCGAGGACGGCATTATGGACGGCGATTATGTAATCGTCCGAAAACAGGACGCCGCCGAAAATGGCGATACGGTTGTTGCGATGGTCGAGGACGAGGCCACCGTAAAACATATCTTCAAAGAGAATGGCCGGGTTCGGCTCCAACCGGCGAACTCATCCATGGAGCCGATGTATTTCGACAGCGTAGATGTTGTCGGCAAAGTTGTAGGGCTTATAAGAAGGATGGATTAG
- a CDS encoding archease, with protein sequence MKREHKFELIEHTADIGVIGYGGSKAEAFESAAFGMFSIVADLDKYVPTDIIEVVSAGDDDVALLERFLSSLIVLFDGDGLLPLDFEIIDMSAGRLVCMVSYRKIADDIEWLGPSIKAVTYHKMLVDQSDSSWRAQAIFDV encoded by the coding sequence ATGAAGCGCGAACATAAGTTCGAATTGATCGAGCACACGGCGGATATCGGAGTGATCGGATACGGCGGCAGCAAGGCGGAAGCGTTTGAGAGCGCCGCATTCGGCATGTTCTCGATAGTGGCCGATTTGGACAAATACGTGCCGACCGATATCATCGAAGTCGTCTCAGCGGGTGATGATGATGTTGCGCTCTTGGAGCGATTTCTGTCGTCACTCATTGTGCTCTTTGACGGTGACGGACTGCTGCCTTTGGACTTCGAGATAATCGATATGTCGGCAGGCAGGCTGGTATGCATGGTCTCCTATCGCAAGATCGCCGATGACATCGAGTGGCTGGGTCCGAGCATAAAGGCCGTTACATATCACAAGATGCTGGTCGACCAGAGTGACAGCTCATGGCGCGCGCAGGCTATTTTTGACGTTTAG
- a CDS encoding helix-turn-helix domain-containing protein, producing the protein MNKQVPASHLRMTGETLSRLLARYEEDGLIEIQGRKLKIISIGDMEDVAGLIDI; encoded by the coding sequence GTGAACAAGCAAGTGCCGGCATCCCACCTTAGGATGACTGGCGAGACACTCTCACGCTTGCTGGCTCGTTATGAAGAAGATGGTCTGATTGAGATCCAAGGCCGCAAACTCAAGATCATCTCAATTGGGGATATGGAGGATGTGGCCGGACTAATAGACATTTAA
- a CDS encoding nucleotidyltransferase domain-containing protein, with the protein MSLPIDVDKKRLVDFCRKNNISKLAFFGSVLRENFRPDSDVDVLVEFLPDHEPGLIRMSAMERELSELLGRKADLRTPEDLSRYFREEVITGSEVQYAA; encoded by the coding sequence GTGAGTCTACCCATAGATGTTGACAAAAAGCGACTGGTTGATTTTTGTCGCAAAAACAATATAAGCAAACTTGCGTTCTTCGGCTCTGTGCTTCGCGAAAATTTCAGGCCCGACAGTGATGTGGATGTGCTTGTAGAATTCCTACCTGATCATGAACCGGGACTTATCAGGATGTCGGCCATGGAACGAGAACTCTCGGAATTACTGGGCCGAAAAGCTGACCTTAGGACACCTGAAGATCTGAGCAGGTATTTCCGAGAGGAAGTCATAACCGGATCAGAGGTTCAGTATGCAGCATAA
- a CDS encoding HepT-like ribonuclease domain-containing protein, translated as MQHKEDLVRLQHMLDASLEAVGFAEGKNRSDLDTDRQLVLSLVRSIEVVGEAASKVSAECRVQYPQIDWADMVGMRNRLIHAYFDINLTIVWRTVTEELPVLISILQSLLSAE; from the coding sequence ATGCAGCATAAAGAAGATTTGGTTCGTCTTCAACATATGCTGGATGCATCTCTTGAAGCAGTCGGCTTTGCCGAGGGCAAAAACCGGTCGGATTTAGACACGGATAGGCAACTCGTGCTATCGCTTGTTCGATCAATTGAAGTTGTAGGCGAAGCAGCAAGCAAGGTATCCGCTGAGTGCCGGGTCCAATATCCTCAAATTGACTGGGCGGATATGGTGGGAATGCGCAATCGACTCATCCATGCATACTTCGATATCAATTTGACCATAGTCTGGCGCACAGTAACTGAGGAGTTACCTGTACTGATCAGCATATTACAGTCCTTACTTTCGGCTGAGTAA